Proteins encoded in a region of the Campylobacter sp. MIT 99-7217 genome:
- a CDS encoding tetraacyldisaccharide 4'-kinase, whose protein sequence is MSFLDRYFFKPNFFLKLLAFLLLPLSLIYLFIAVLNTKFRKKLDFGMPIISVGNLSFSGNGKTPLCKAIANSFEAEYAPIFIVLRGYKRKSKGLLVVKNEGQILCNVLQSGDEAMEYAFEKSISGVIVSEDRAKGIQKAKESGAKLILLDDAFSKFHIKKFDILLESKIKPYFNFVLPSGAYRLPLSYAKKADFVALEGKDFFRTSFVKENPKAILVTAIAKPFRLYEHFIKARACYFFKDHYEFKKEELEKLLKKHNCDTLMLTFKDFVKVKDFGFKCDIIELQIFLDENFEMKIKDYIRGFYNEIS, encoded by the coding sequence ATGAGTTTTTTGGATCGGTATTTTTTTAAGCCAAATTTCTTTTTAAAACTTCTTGCTTTTTTGCTTTTGCCCTTAAGCTTGATATATTTGTTTATAGCTGTTTTAAATACAAAATTTAGAAAAAAGCTTGATTTTGGCATGCCTATTATCAGTGTTGGGAATTTAAGCTTTTCAGGAAATGGAAAAACCCCACTTTGTAAGGCTATAGCAAATAGCTTTGAAGCTGAGTATGCACCCATTTTTATAGTGCTTCGAGGCTATAAAAGAAAAAGCAAGGGCTTGCTTGTTGTTAAAAATGAGGGGCAAATTCTTTGCAATGTCTTGCAAAGTGGCGATGAGGCTATGGAGTATGCTTTTGAAAAAAGTATAAGTGGGGTTATCGTGAGCGAAGATAGAGCTAAGGGCATACAAAAAGCCAAAGAAAGCGGTGCAAAGCTCATCTTGCTTGATGATGCCTTTTCTAAATTTCATATCAAAAAATTTGATATTTTGCTTGAAAGTAAGATCAAGCCTTATTTTAATTTTGTTCTGCCAAGCGGAGCGTATCGCTTGCCTTTAAGTTATGCAAAAAAGGCTGATTTTGTGGCACTTGAGGGCAAGGATTTTTTTAGAACTTCTTTTGTAAAAGAAAATCCAAAAGCCATTTTGGTTACAGCCATAGCAAAGCCTTTTAGGCTTTATGAACATTTTATCAAGGCTAGGGCTTGTTATTTTTTTAAAGATCACTATGAGTTTAAAAAAGAAGAGCTTGAAAAGCTCCTTAAAAAACATAATTGTGATACCTTAATGCTTACTTTCAAAGACTTTGTAAAGGTAAAGGACTTTGGTTTTAAATGCGATATCATAGAGCTTCAAATATTTTTAGATGAAAATTTTGAGATGAAAATAAAAGACTACATAAGGGGTTTTTACAATGAAATTAGTTAG
- the thrC gene encoding threonine synthase codes for MKLVSTRAKGEEASFKEALLSPSTKDGGLFAPLVLPKFNGYELKDLSYENFALKLIQSFEFGEDEAIKRALKTYQCFDNEACPIELTKISQKLFINELYHGPTRAFKDMALQPFGVLLQEFAQGKNFLIMCATSGDTGPATLKSFENLEHIRVVCIYPSSGTSRVQALQMQSLNHNNLKVFAINGNFDDAQNTLKTLLLDKGFKEALKRLDIELSAANSVNFGRILFQIIYHYYACVKIGENVDIIVPSGNFGDALGAYYAKKMGAKIDKIKIASNENNILTDFFTKGEYDLRGRVLKKTLSPAMDILISSNIERLLFDKFKDTRTKELYEQLKTQKFFKLSPNELELLQEDFEADFCTDEQCLNFIDEFSKTMLIDPHTATCLKLLDRQKTAIITATAEWTKFTPSMYEALYHEKCLDEKAAIIDIAERFSAGVKMSILDLFDADIKQDKIYEAKSLKNEILEWIKQ; via the coding sequence ATGAAATTAGTTAGCACAAGAGCAAAAGGCGAAGAAGCAAGCTTCAAAGAAGCCTTGCTTAGCCCAAGCACTAAAGACGGAGGGCTTTTTGCTCCTCTTGTTTTGCCAAAATTTAATGGCTATGAGTTAAAAGATCTAAGTTATGAAAATTTTGCTTTAAAGCTCATACAAAGCTTTGAATTTGGCGAAGATGAGGCTATAAAAAGAGCTTTAAAAACTTATCAATGCTTTGATAATGAAGCTTGTCCTATAGAGCTTACCAAAATAAGCCAAAAGCTTTTTATCAACGAGCTTTATCATGGACCTACAAGAGCTTTTAAGGATATGGCTTTACAGCCTTTTGGAGTGCTTTTGCAAGAATTTGCGCAAGGGAAAAATTTTTTGATTATGTGTGCTACGAGCGGGGATACAGGACCTGCGACCTTGAAAAGCTTTGAAAATTTAGAGCATATAAGGGTGGTTTGTATATATCCAAGCTCTGGCACGAGTAGGGTTCAAGCTCTACAAATGCAAAGTTTAAATCATAATAATCTCAAAGTTTTTGCTATCAATGGAAATTTTGACGATGCACAAAATACGCTTAAAACTCTGCTTTTAGATAAAGGCTTTAAAGAGGCTTTAAAGAGGCTTGATATAGAGCTTTCGGCTGCAAATTCTGTAAATTTTGGACGCATTTTGTTTCAAATCATTTATCATTATTATGCTTGCGTGAAGATAGGCGAAAATGTTGATATTATCGTTCCAAGTGGAAATTTTGGCGATGCTTTAGGGGCGTATTATGCTAAAAAAATGGGTGCAAAGATAGATAAGATCAAGATCGCTTCAAATGAAAACAATATCCTTACTGATTTTTTCACAAAAGGAGAATACGATCTTAGGGGAAGAGTGCTTAAAAAAACCCTATCTCCTGCTATGGATATACTCATTTCTTCAAATATAGAAAGATTGCTTTTTGATAAATTTAAGGATACTCGCACCAAAGAACTTTATGAGCAGCTAAAAACGCAGAAGTTTTTTAAACTTAGCCCTAATGAACTTGAGCTTTTGCAAGAAGATTTTGAGGCTGATTTTTGCACAGATGAGCAGTGCTTAAATTTCATCGATGAATTTTCAAAAACAATGCTTATTGATCCGCACACAGCAACTTGTTTGAAGCTTTTGGATAGGCAAAAAACAGCCATTATCACAGCAACGGCTGAATGGACGAAATTTACCCCAAGCATGTATGAGGCTTTGTATCATGAAAAATGCCTTGATGAAAAGGCTGCTATCATCGATATAGCCGAGAGATTTTCAGCAGGTGTTAAGATGAGTATCTTAGATCTTTTTGACGCAGATATAAAACAGGATAAGATTTATGAAGCAAAAAGCTTAAAAAATGAAATTTTAGAATGGATAAAACAATGA
- the kdsB gene encoding 3-deoxy-manno-octulosonate cytidylyltransferase, with product MIIIPARLKSTRFPNKILCEIKNMPMFIATAKQVEGIDEICIAVDDEEVLKIALKYGFKAILTSKDHKSGTDRINEACIKLGLKDDEVIINVQADEPFIERENIAKFKEFASKCLKEEAFMASCFKKTNSKEAQDSNLVKVVTDKYGFALYFSRSKIPFEREAFKEDFKAHLGIYAYSVANLKEFCSFQSSNLENAEKLEQLRALENGKKIKMLEISSQSIGIDSREDYERALSFLKGMG from the coding sequence ATGATCATCATACCAGCAAGATTAAAATCAACTAGATTTCCAAATAAAATTCTTTGTGAGATAAAAAACATGCCTATGTTTATAGCCACAGCAAAACAGGTTGAGGGCATAGATGAAATTTGCATAGCTGTAGATGATGAAGAGGTTTTAAAAATAGCCTTAAAATATGGCTTCAAGGCTATTTTGACAAGTAAGGATCACAAAAGCGGCACAGATAGGATCAATGAAGCTTGCATAAAGCTTGGCTTAAAAGATGATGAAGTGATCATCAATGTTCAAGCTGATGAACCTTTTATAGAGCGTGAAAATATCGCTAAATTTAAGGAATTTGCAAGTAAATGCCTAAAAGAGGAAGCCTTTATGGCAAGTTGTTTTAAAAAAACAAATTCTAAAGAAGCACAAGATAGTAACTTAGTAAAGGTAGTTACTGATAAATACGGCTTTGCCTTGTATTTTTCAAGGAGTAAAATTCCTTTTGAACGCGAAGCTTTTAAGGAGGATTTTAAGGCACATTTAGGAATTTACGCATACAGCGTAGCAAATCTTAAAGAGTTTTGTTCCTTTCAAAGCTCAAATTTAGAAAATGCCGAAAAGCTTGAGCAGTTAAGGGCTCTTGAAAATGGCAAAAAGATAAAAATGCTTGAAATTTCTTCTCAAAGCATAGGTATAGATAGTAGGGAAGATTATGAAAGAGCTTTGAGCTTTCTTAAAGGTATGGGATAA
- a CDS encoding outer membrane beta-barrel protein has translation MKKLLTSAVVASSLFSGVAFAETDGIFAGVNFAYGTLKIDDNSDDRNAYRYGIVGGYKQFFTEEFGARYYVNIDTGTKYTNGNTGPGGAQVTRFDIGVNADALYNFLKSGDMEYGVFAGLSLDYANNKQKFKGGDASANGLDLGVNFGLRAIYAEAHGVELTSRFGFVGPEFDGGAKATTPYSVGLRYTFSF, from the coding sequence ATGAAAAAGCTTTTAACAAGCGCAGTTGTAGCTTCTAGCTTATTTAGTGGCGTAGCTTTTGCTGAAACAGATGGCATTTTTGCTGGTGTTAATTTTGCTTATGGCACTTTAAAGATAGATGATAACTCAGATGATCGTAACGCTTATCGCTATGGTATCGTTGGTGGTTATAAACAATTCTTCACTGAAGAATTTGGTGCAAGATATTATGTCAATATCGACACAGGTACAAAATACACAAATGGTAACACAGGTCCTGGTGGTGCTCAAGTTACAAGATTTGATATCGGTGTAAATGCTGATGCTCTTTACAACTTCTTAAAAAGTGGTGATATGGAGTATGGTGTATTTGCTGGTTTAAGCCTTGATTATGCAAATAACAAACAAAAATTCAAAGGTGGAGATGCAAGCGCAAATGGACTTGATCTTGGTGTCAATTTTGGTTTAAGAGCTATTTATGCTGAAGCTCACGGTGTAGAACTTACTTCAAGATTTGGTTTTGTAGGACCTGAATTTGATGGTGGTGCAAAAGCAACAACTCCTTACTCAGTAGGACTTCGCTATACTTTTAGTTTCTAA
- a CDS encoding peptidoglycan DD-metalloendopeptidase family protein, giving the protein MKTISLLILLSLSLFGASKLEEREWAKNEFFLKFLENNSLPLSLYYELDAQDKELASEIKEGVKFQILWGDNEDIEQVLIPINGSDLQIHIYKDMKDKYTLSLIPVSYQTQTRILSLNIESSAYQDIERVSKSTPLARAMRNAFGGSVDFKAMQKGDRVTLLYERKERMGERFGDIIIKMASVEINKKPRKVFLFNDAYFNKDGKEIESFLLVTPVKFTRISSYFTRARYHPILKRYRAHLGVDYAAKTGTPVVSAGKGTVSFVGVKGGYGKVVEIQHSSGYKTLYAHLSRFAKIKKGQSVSQGQTIAYVGSTGMSTGPHLHFGLYLNNQAINPLSVVRITKSELKGKKKEEFQKLMATYEDQVAKHLESNLGNPPQESIGFEKYIEFQ; this is encoded by the coding sequence ATAAAAACAATTTCACTTTTGATTTTACTTAGTTTAAGTTTATTTGGTGCTTCGAAGTTAGAAGAAAGAGAATGGGCAAAAAATGAGTTTTTTTTAAAATTTCTAGAAAATAACAGCTTGCCTTTGTCGCTTTATTATGAACTTGATGCTCAAGATAAAGAGCTTGCAAGCGAGATAAAAGAGGGTGTGAAATTTCAAATTTTATGGGGTGATAATGAAGACATTGAACAAGTTTTGATCCCTATCAACGGCTCTGATTTGCAAATTCATATCTATAAAGATATGAAAGATAAATACACTCTAAGTCTGATCCCTGTTTCTTATCAAACGCAAACTAGAATCCTAAGCTTAAACATAGAAAGTTCTGCATATCAAGATATAGAAAGGGTAAGCAAAAGCACGCCTCTAGCAAGGGCTATGCGAAATGCTTTTGGAGGAAGTGTTGATTTTAAAGCTATGCAAAAAGGGGATAGAGTAACCTTGCTTTATGAAAGAAAGGAAAGAATGGGGGAAAGATTTGGCGATATCATTATCAAAATGGCAAGCGTAGAGATCAACAAAAAACCACGCAAGGTATTTTTATTTAATGATGCGTATTTTAACAAAGACGGAAAAGAAATCGAATCCTTCTTGCTCGTAACCCCTGTGAAATTTACAAGGATAAGTTCGTATTTTACAAGGGCTAGATATCACCCTATTTTAAAGCGTTATAGAGCACATTTGGGCGTTGATTATGCTGCAAAAACGGGCACTCCTGTTGTTAGTGCTGGAAAAGGCACGGTTTCTTTTGTTGGCGTTAAGGGTGGATATGGAAAAGTGGTTGAAATTCAGCATTCTTCAGGATATAAAACCCTTTATGCACACCTTAGTCGCTTTGCAAAGATCAAAAAAGGACAAAGTGTATCTCAAGGACAAACTATAGCCTATGTTGGCTCAACGGGAATGAGTACAGGACCACATTTACACTTTGGTCTTTATCTTAATAACCAAGCTATAAATCCTCTCTCAGTCGTTAGGATAACAAAATCAGAGCTTAAGGGCAAGAAAAAAGAGGAATTTCAAAAACTCATGGCTACTTATGAAGATCAGGTTGCTAAACACCTAGAAAGCAACTTAGGTAATCCTCCTCAAGAAAGCATAGGCTTTGAAAAATACATAGAATTTCAATAA
- a CDS encoding plasminogen-binding N-terminal domain-containing protein, with protein sequence MRKILLCCLFASSVFAFVGIKSPVVKVDEKNFAYIQDNESLQVGYLGVIVQGFESSRIILARVKLVSKEDGLAKLELRKFEMLDQKALPQISSSVQVGDEVWMPYLYDRALLIAPNEEVYERVLAQYPQIYFLHPDILAAYMIKEFKLSPKKEDFIRICNENALGIVAFALKEELIFLNCNDFTLLSKEEFQGEAIEVQTPFYSRISGFKKNFFNFFERKVKDYYKYYSDMVGLNDTK encoded by the coding sequence TTGCGTAAGATTTTGTTGTGTTGTTTATTTGCAAGTAGTGTTTTTGCCTTTGTTGGGATTAAAAGTCCTGTTGTGAAGGTCGATGAAAAAAACTTTGCTTATATCCAAGATAATGAAAGCTTGCAAGTGGGATACTTGGGCGTCATCGTGCAAGGTTTTGAAAGCTCAAGAATTATCCTTGCAAGAGTTAAACTTGTCAGCAAAGAAGATGGTTTAGCAAAACTTGAACTAAGAAAATTTGAAATGCTTGATCAAAAAGCTTTGCCTCAAATTTCAAGTTCTGTTCAGGTTGGCGATGAGGTGTGGATGCCTTATTTATATGATAGAGCCTTGCTTATAGCACCAAATGAAGAAGTTTATGAAAGAGTTCTTGCTCAATATCCTCAAATTTATTTTTTGCACCCAGATATTTTAGCTGCTTATATGATCAAAGAATTTAAGCTTAGTCCCAAAAAAGAAGATTTTATACGCATTTGTAATGAAAATGCTTTAGGTATAGTTGCTTTTGCTTTGAAAGAAGAGTTGATTTTTTTAAATTGCAATGATTTTACTCTTTTATCAAAAGAGGAATTTCAAGGCGAGGCGATAGAAGTTCAAACGCCGTTTTATTCTAGGATAAGTGGCTTTAAAAAGAATTTCTTTAACTTCTTTGAAAGAAAGGTAAAGGATTATTACAAGTATTATAGCGATATGGTGGGTTTAAATGATACAAAATAA
- a CDS encoding FAD-linked oxidase C-terminal domain-containing protein, producing the protein MIQNNHQQYFIKLLGEENAYFDEAHKRAYSYDATRKHYLPDGVLFPRDEQDVSDILRYCNEHKIIIVPRGAGSGFTGGSLAANGGLVLSFEKHMNKILEIDLENLVAVVQPGVINAHLQKELALKNLFYPPDPASMDFSSIGGNVSENAGGMKAAKYGITKDYVMALRAVLPNGDIIRAGKRTVKDVAGYNLVGTLIASEGSLAVLTQITLKLIALPKYKKTAMGIFPSVEAAMNAVYQTLAKGVTPVSMEFLDNLSIRAVEEKFHKGLPIEAGAILIADVDGNVKESLEADLAVLKENFLEAGASEFKIAQNEEEAADIWFARRNASQSINVYGTLKLNEDITVPRSKLPKLLQGINEISQKYGFKIPCFGHTGDGNVHTNVMVVDKNDEEQVKRGHEAITEVFKLAISLDGTLSGEHGIGLSKAPFMHLAFSEAELNLMRSIKKAFDPNNILNPFKMGL; encoded by the coding sequence ATGATACAAAATAATCATCAACAATACTTCATAAAGCTTTTAGGCGAAGAAAATGCCTATTTTGACGAGGCTCACAAAAGAGCTTATAGTTATGATGCAACAAGAAAACATTATTTGCCAGATGGTGTTCTTTTTCCTCGTGATGAACAAGATGTGAGTGATATTTTAAGATACTGCAACGAACATAAGATCATCATTGTTCCTCGCGGAGCAGGCTCAGGCTTTACCGGTGGAAGCTTAGCAGCAAATGGAGGTTTGGTTTTAAGCTTTGAAAAGCATATGAATAAAATTTTAGAAATCGATCTTGAAAATTTGGTTGCTGTGGTGCAACCGGGCGTGATTAATGCTCATTTACAAAAAGAACTTGCTTTAAAAAATCTTTTCTATCCACCTGATCCTGCAAGTATGGACTTTTCAAGTATAGGCGGAAATGTAAGCGAAAATGCTGGCGGTATGAAAGCAGCAAAATATGGTATCACAAAAGACTATGTTATGGCTTTAAGGGCGGTTTTGCCAAATGGAGATATTATAAGAGCTGGCAAACGCACGGTTAAAGATGTAGCTGGTTACAATCTCGTAGGCACTCTTATAGCTTCTGAGGGAAGTTTGGCTGTATTAACTCAAATCACGCTTAAACTCATAGCCTTGCCAAAATACAAAAAAACAGCTATGGGGATCTTTCCAAGCGTTGAGGCTGCGATGAATGCTGTATATCAAACCTTAGCTAAGGGAGTTACTCCTGTTTCTATGGAGTTTTTGGATAATCTTAGCATAAGAGCTGTAGAGGAGAAATTTCACAAGGGTTTGCCTATAGAAGCAGGAGCGATTTTAATCGCTGATGTTGATGGCAATGTAAAAGAAAGCTTGGAAGCTGATTTGGCTGTTTTGAAAGAAAATTTTTTAGAAGCTGGAGCAAGTGAGTTTAAAATCGCTCAAAACGAAGAAGAAGCTGCTGATATATGGTTTGCAAGACGCAATGCTTCGCAAAGTATCAATGTTTATGGCACTTTAAAGCTTAATGAAGATATCACAGTGCCTCGCTCAAAACTTCCTAAACTTCTTCAAGGTATCAATGAAATTTCTCAAAAATATGGTTTTAAAATACCTTGTTTTGGTCATACAGGCGATGGCAATGTGCATACTAATGTCATGGTTGTGGATAAAAATGATGAAGAGCAGGTAAAAAGGGGACATGAGGCGATCACAGAGGTTTTTAAGCTTGCTATTTCTTTGGACGGCACTTTAAGTGGGGAGCATGGTATAGGACTGAGTAAAGCACCTTTTATGCACCTAGCCTTTAGTGAAGCTGAGCTTAATCTTATGCGTTCTATCAAAAAGGCTTTTGATCCAAATAATATCTTAAATCCTTTTAAAATGGGACTTTAA
- a CDS encoding DMT family transporter: MLGTKKTIFIAWFFLILAIVAEVIGTSFLKMSEAWGEFLALGIMAFFIAVSYFFMGLAIKKIQVGIAYAVWELLGVILILAVSFVIFHERLSNTQILGIFLALVGIVMINFGEKKE; the protein is encoded by the coding sequence ATGTTAGGAACAAAAAAAACTATTTTTATCGCTTGGTTTTTTCTTATCTTAGCCATAGTTGCCGAGGTAATAGGAACAAGCTTTTTGAAGATGAGCGAGGCTTGGGGAGAGTTTCTAGCACTTGGTATTATGGCATTTTTTATCGCTGTGTCGTATTTTTTCATGGGACTTGCTATAAAGAAAATTCAAGTGGGCATTGCTTATGCAGTTTGGGAGCTTTTAGGGGTCATTCTTATCCTTGCTGTGAGTTTTGTCATCTTTCATGAAAGATTGAGCAATACACAAATTTTAGGGATTTTTCTTGCTCTTGTGGGTATAGTGATGATTAATTTTGGAGAGAAAAAAGAATGA
- a CDS encoding multidrug efflux SMR transporter, with protein MYLGFIVASAFLDILANLFLKKSNGFESKFWGFVAIVLAILAFVLLYFSLEYVPLSIAYSTWGAVGIIGTCLGGWIFYKEKLNFIGILGIIVVITAVILLNL; from the coding sequence ATCTATCTTGGTTTTATTGTAGCTTCAGCCTTTTTGGATATATTAGCAAATTTATTTTTGAAAAAATCAAATGGATTTGAGAGTAAATTTTGGGGATTTGTTGCTATTGTTTTAGCTATTTTAGCCTTTGTTTTATTGTATTTTTCTTTAGAATATGTGCCTTTGAGTATAGCGTATTCGACTTGGGGTGCTGTTGGGATCATAGGAACTTGTCTTGGTGGGTGGATTTTTTATAAAGAAAAACTCAATTTTATAGGCATTTTAGGCATTATTGTAGTTATTACAGCTGTTATTTTACTAAATCTTTAG